GGGCTTGGGCGAGTAGGTGCCGGTGCCGAGGAAGTAGCGGTCGCCCTCGATCCCGCGGCCGGCCACGCACACGGCCTCGGACACCTCCTCCATCTCGTAGCTCGCCGCGGGGGCGATGTGGATGTGGGTCAGGCTGCCGACCCAGCCGGCGGCGCCGCCCGGAACCCGGACGGCGGCCGATCCGGCCGCGTGCGCGAAGGCCTCGACCATGCGGGGTGCGGTCTCGCCGGTCATCGTGCTGGTCGCCTCGGTTGTCATGCGGCCTCCGTGGCGAGCGCGATCGCCTCGATCTCGACCCGGGCGTCGCGCGGCAGGCGCGCGACCTCGACCGTGGAGCGGGCCGGGGCCTCGCCCGGGAAGTGCTCGGCGTAGACCGCGTTCATCGCGGCGAACTCCGCCATGTCCTTGAGGAACACGGTCGTCTTCACGACGCTCGCGAGGCTGGCGCCGCCCGCCTCGAGCACGGCGGCGAGGTTGGCGAGGGACCGCCGGGTCTGCGCCTCGATCCCGTCCGGGAACGCGCCGGTGGCGGGATCGATCGGCAGCTGTCCGGAGGCGAAGACCAGCCCGCCGGCCCGGATCCCCTGTGCGTAGGGCCCGACCGCCGGAGCGGCCTTCTCGGTGCGTATGGTGTGCTTCGTCATGCGGTCGATCTCGCGTCGGTCTGTTTCAGATAGTGGACGATAATCCACTGTATGGGAAGCCGCCGCGCGCGTCCGGGGCGGCTCATCCGGTCAGTCGATCGGCTTGCGCGCCGTCTCCGGGGCGAGGAGCGTCGCCGTCAGGGTGATGCAGGCGAGGGCGATCAGGTAGACGGAGATCGGCCAGGTCGCGCCGGAACTCCAGCCCAGCAGGGCCGCGGCGATCAGCGGGGTGAAGCCGCCGCTGAGGGCCGCGCCCACCTGGAAGCCCAGCGAGGCGCCGCTGTAGCGCAGGCGCGCGTCGAACAGCTCGGACATCCAGGCGGCGCCGGTGCCGAACATGATCCCCTGGCCGAAGCTCAGGGCCACCGCGACGGTCAGGGTGATGATCGTTGGGTCGCGCGTGTCGAGCAGGGTGAACAGCGGGAACGCGAAGGCGATCGAGAACAGGCAGGCGGCGACGAACAGGGTCCGGCGGCCGTAGCGGTCCGACAGCCAGCCGAAGGCCGGCAGGGTGAAGAGCTCGATCACCGCCGCCACCAGGATGCCGTTCAGGATGATGCTGCGCGACAGCCCGAGCTGGCCGGTCACGTAGGAGATCGAGAACACGGTCACGACGCTGACGTAGGCGATCTCGGAGACCTTGAGGCCCACGGCCTTCAGGAAGGTGCGCGGGTGCTCGGTGAGGATCTCCATGACCGGCAGCCGCGCCACGGCGGACCGCCGCTTCACCCGCTGGAACGCGGGCGTCTCGTGCAGGCGCAGGCGGATGAACAGCCCGAGGCCGACCAGCAGCGCGCTGGCCAGGAACGGGATCCGCCAGCCCCAGGCGAGGAAGTCCGCCTCCGGCAGGAAGCCGCACAGCGCGAAGGCCCCGATCGACGCGATGACGCCGAGGGGGTAGCCGAGCTGGACGATGCTGCCGAAGTAGCCGCGCCGCTCCGCCGGGACGCTCTCCACCACCATCAGGACCGCGCCGCCCCACTCGCCGCCGATCCCGATGCCCTGGACCAGGCGCAGCGCCACGAGCAGGATCGGGGCCCAGATGCCGATCTGCGCGTAGGTCGGCAGGCATCCGATCAGGAACGTGCCGAGGCCCATGATGATGATGGTCAGGGACAGCATCGCCTTGCGGCCGATCTTGTCGCCGAAATGCCCGAAGATGACGCCGCCCAGGGGGCGCGCCAGGAAGCCCACCGCGT
This genomic window from Methylobacterium oryzae contains:
- a CDS encoding Rid family detoxifying hydrolase, giving the protein MTKHTIRTEKAAPAVGPYAQGIRAGGLVFASGQLPIDPATGAFPDGIEAQTRRSLANLAAVLEAGGASLASVVKTTVFLKDMAEFAAMNAVYAEHFPGEAPARSTVEVARLPRDARVEIEAIALATEAA
- a CDS encoding MFS transporter, which produces MADTALPLEASPALDAGPVPVADRRQIVWSSVIGTTVEWYDFLIYGTATALVFNKLFFPSFDPLVGTIAAFGSYAVGFLARPLGGVIFGHFGDKIGRKAMLSLTIIIMGLGTFLIGCLPTYAQIGIWAPILLVALRLVQGIGIGGEWGGAVLMVVESVPAERRGYFGSIVQLGYPLGVIASIGAFALCGFLPEADFLAWGWRIPFLASALLVGLGLFIRLRLHETPAFQRVKRRSAVARLPVMEILTEHPRTFLKAVGLKVSEIAYVSVVTVFSISYVTGQLGLSRSIILNGILVAAVIELFTLPAFGWLSDRYGRRTLFVAACLFSIAFAFPLFTLLDTRDPTIITLTVAVALSFGQGIMFGTGAAWMSELFDARLRYSGASLGFQVGAALSGGFTPLIAAALLGWSSGATWPISVYLIALACITLTATLLAPETARKPID